The sequence GCTGAGCCATTTGTAAATGAAATTTCTATCCTTTCAGACAGAAAAGATGGCGTTTATATCTTGCCAGTAGCAACTGCATTCGAAAATGAAGGTCACCTAAGTGCTACAAACCGCTCAGGACAATGGAGAACAAAAGTTGTTGATCCACTTTATGAGAGCAAGGGCGATCACGAAGTAATGTTCTTATTTGCTAAGAAATTTGGCTTTTACGATGAATACGTAAGAGGCATGAAAATGGGTATCGTAGATCATGAAATAAAACAAGTAAAAGATGATTTTGTATGGCCTGATGATGCGACAAATGAGATAGCAAGAATTGGAAATTCTATAGGTTATGGTGGTAGAACAGCTGAGATGTTTAGACGTCATCAAGCAAACTGGGATAAATTTGACCCAGATACGCTAATAGGTATTGGCGGTGAAGTCAAAGGCGAATACTACGGTAAACCATGGCCAGCATGGGATGAAAAACACCCTGGAACACCAATACTATATGATATGAGCAAACCTTATGCAGAGGGTGGCTCTGGCTTTAGAAATCGCTTTGGACTCGAACATAATGGCGTTAGTCAGCTAGCTAGCGAAGAGACAACACTTGTTGGCTCAGCTATAAAAGGTGGCTATCCACAAATCACAAAAGAGAATATAGAAAAAGTCTTAGGTATAACTCTAACTGAAGAAGAGAAAGCTAAGATGGGACCAAGCTGGAGCATGGATTATAGTGGTATTATCTTTGAAAAATGCCGTGAAAAAGGTGTTGTGCCTTATGGTAATGCAAGGGCAAGAGCTATCGTTTGGGAATTCCTTGATCCTATTCCAAAACATAGAGAGCCTGTTCACTCACCACGCTGGGATCTTGTTCAAAAGTATCCGACATTTGAAGATCAAGCTAGAAATTTCCGTGTTTCTACTAAGTTTAAGTCAGAGCAACAAGCAAAAGATTGGTCAAAAGAATTTCCAATCGTGTTTAGCACGCAACGTGTCGTAAACTTAAGTGGTGCAGGAATGATCGAAAGAACTAGTAAATATCTATCAGCTATTACGCCAGAGATGTTTGCTAATGTTAATCCAGAGCTAGCTTTAAAATACGGCATAAAAGACCGCGATATGATGTGGATCCACAGCCCACAAGGTACAAAGATCAAAGTAAGATGCTATCACAGCCAGATGGTAACTCCAGATAGAATTTGTATGCCATATAACTTCGCTGGTATTATGCAAGGCGTTGATCTTTCAGCTCGCTATCCAGAGGGCACCAAGCCTTATGTTATCGGCGAGAGCTTTAACACAGTTACTAACTACGGATTTGACCCAGTTACTCAAATTTCAGAGTTTAACGCGGGTCTTTGCCGCATAGAAAAAGCTGAGGAAAATACATTTAAAACATCGTTTTTCCATGAATATGGCGAGAGAGACGCCATGGGTAAAGAGTAAGGAGGAATAAAATGGCAAGAATGAAATTTTTCGTAGATACTGATAGATGTATTAGTTGTTATGGTTGCCAAGTTGCTTGCTCTTCTGCTCATGAACTTCCAGTAGGAATTTATAGAAGAAAGGTCATTACACTTCACGATGGTATCGAAGGTAAAGAGGTTTCAACTACCATTGCATGCCAACACTGTACTGATGCACCTTGTGAGCAAGTTTGCCCAGTTGATTGTTTCTACATTAGAGCTGATGGCATCGTGCTTCACGATAAAAATATATGCATAGGCTGTGGTTACTGCTTATATGCTTGTCCATTTGGTGCTCCACAGTTCCCTAAAGATGGTGCATTTGGCGTAAAAGGCGTTATGGATAAATGTACAATGTGCGCAGGCGGTCCAGAGCCAACAAACTCACACGAGGAGAGAGAGCTTTACGGCCAAAATAGAATGGCTGAAGGAAAAGTGCCTATGTGTGCGGCTGTTTGTGCTACAAATGCACTTTTAGTTGGAGATGCAGCTGAAGTATCAAATGTATATCGCAAACGCGTTATGCTAAGAAATACTGGGCTAAATGCCTAACAAGAAGGAGAGCATTTGCTCTCCTTTAAATTCTAAATTTTAAACTTAAAGCCTTTTCATTTTTTATAAAACTACTATTTTTATATTCAAAAGATAAATTTTAAATTTACATTAGAAAATTTCTAAGATCATTTAAAATTGGCTATTTGAGGACAAATTTCTCTTTATTATCTCAATTTGCTCTATTTTATGATAATCGTTTTTATTTTAATCAAAGTAAAACCTTGATAATATTCGTTTCAAAAAATCTCACAGGTGGTTTATTTAATGAATAAATTCTTAAAATTTATGCTAATTATGTTGTTGCCTATTTGGCTTATAGCAAAAAATGACGACTACACACAAGTCGCAGCTCAGATAAAAGAGTCATTACAAAAAGTAATAACAGAGTATAGAGCAGGCAATGTTGAACAAGCAGTCAGCGATACTCAAAATGCTTATTTTGGTTTGTTTGAAGATGTCGAAGCTGGCATCAGAATAAATTTAGGTCAGAAAAAAGCTTACTCTATGGAGAAGCAATTTGGCGAGATCAGAAAAGCGATAAAAGCTGGCGAAGCACCAGATGACGTGCAAAAAAGAATAGACCAGATAAATAGCGAAATTGCTGAAGTTTTGCCAGTTATTTTAAATGGACATAAGCTTGTTGGTGAGTACTCAGATACTCCAGCACAAGCTGCTACAAGTGGCTATGACACTTCTAAATTTATCCCTGAGTGGAAAGTGGCATTTGAAAATTTATCAGCCGATATAGATAAAGCAATAGCAAGCTATGAGAGTGATAAGCAAGATGACGCCAAAAGTGCTATCCAAGATGCTAAATTTACAGACTACAGAAACACTCAACTTGAAATCGCTATTCGTCAGTATATAGAAAATGGTAAAAGCATAGATGCTGATATCCAAAGAAAGATGGGTGAGGCGATCAACGGCATTACAAATGGCATAAGCAAAGATGACTTTAAAACTAAGCTAGATGAGATCAAAAAGCTAGCATATGAGGCAATCTCAAAACTCCCAGCTGATACTGCAAAACTTGCAAAAGTTGATATGAGCGATGTAGAAGCAGCTTCTGAAGAAGATAGTGGTGCAGATTATACCAAAGTCGTTCAAAATATAAACGATAAAATTCAAGCTGCTATCACACTTTATAAAAATGGTGATGCAAAAAAAGCCATGGGTGATATCCAAGATATCTACTTTGATGAGTTTGAAGGCAGCGGCATGGAGAATAAAGTAGGCGCAATAGATGTAAATTTAAAAACAGCTATTGAAGCTACATTTGGCAATCTTGTAGCCCTTATGAAGTCAGGCGCAGATGAAAAAACTCTTCAAGAAAGTGCAAGCAAGATGTCGTCTCAGCTAGCAACTGCACTTGAGAAAACTAGCAGTTCAAGCTCACCTTGGTCTTTATTCGTTTGGGCTTTGACTATTATTTTAAGAGAGGGCTTTGAGGCACTTATCATCGTTGCTGCTGTTGTTGCATATCTTGTAAAAACTGGTAATGCTAAAGCAATGGGCAAAGTTGTTTATAGCTCAGTTGGCGTGGCTGTTATCTTAAGCTTTGTCATGGCGTGGCTAATGAATGTCATTTTTGGCGAGGCTGCAGGTCAAAAAAGAGAGCTTATGGAAGGCATCACGATGCTTGTTGCAGTGGGACTTCTATTTTATGTTGGTTTCTGGCTTCTTTCAAATGCAGGTGCTAAAAAATGGAATGACTATATCAAATCACACGTCTCTGACTCTATCTCAAGTGGCTCAACTACAGCGCTTTGGTGGACTGTATTTTTAGCAGTATTTAGAGAGGGTGCTGAAACTGTACTATTTTATCAGGCACTTATTTTTGGAGCTAAAGATTCAGCTGGTTACTCAATGATCGCAGCTGGCTTTGTGATAGGACTTGTCGTTCTTTTAATAGTCTATTTCTTATTTAAAATTTTTGCTGTTAAAATTCCTATTAAACCATTTTTTATATTTACGTCAGCTATTATCTTTTATATGTCGATCGTCTTTGTTGGCAAGGGCGTTGGCGAACTAGTTGAGGGTAAAATTTTCATCCCAACTATCATAAATGGACTTAGCTTCCCTGACTGGATGAGAGACTGGCTAGGACTTCAGCCATATTATGAGAGCTTAGTGCCTCAAATCATTATGGTGCTTGCCCTTGTTATTGGCATTGTTATCATGAAATCAAAACAAAATAAAAATTAATCTTATTTAAAGGAGAGAATATGAATAAAATTCTTAGTTCAGCTCTAGCACTTAGCCTAGCAGCTGGTTTTGCACTTGCTGGAGAGCACCCAATCGGCGAGCCTGTAGAGGCTAATGGAATGGAGATAGCTGCTGTTTATCTAGAGCCAATTGACATGGAGCCAAAAGGCGTTGATCTAGCTCCAAGTCTAGCTGACCTTCACTTAGAAGCTGATATCCACGCTGTAAAAGGCAATAAAAACGGCTTTGGCGAAGGCGAGTGGATCCCATATCTAAAAATCAACTATGAGCTAAAAAATCTTGATAATGGTAAAACTAAAAAAGGTACATTTATGCCTATGGTTGCAAGCGATGGCCCACACTACGGTGCTAACATAAAAATGGATACAGGTGTTGGTAACTATGAGCTTAAATTCCACATCGACAATCCAGAAAAACAAGGCTTTGGTCGCCATGCTGACAAAGAGACTGGTGTTGGTAAATGGTTTGAGCCTTTCACAACAACTTATAAATTTCAATGGACAGGTGGTCCTGTTAAATAATCACCAGGGGCGTTCTCGCCCCTTTTAAAAAATTCTCACAGGGTTTAGTTATGTCAATTTATTTCTATCAGGTCTTTTTAGCCCTCCTTGGATTTACGCTTTTTGCTGCCTTAAATAATAATGGCAAAAGTTTAAAAACGATCTTTCTACCATCATTTCTTGGCGTTGTTGCTGGTGTGCTTATCTTTAAAGCTGCTCGTCATGCACTTGTTGATGACCAGTTTAAAATGTTCATAGATTCAGTGACGCTAGTTTTTCTACTAATTAGCATTTTATGGATATTTCTTGAGCTTAAGATAGCAAAAATTGTAACATTTTTTATTTTAGGCATCGGCTTTGGCTTTGGCTATAGTTCAAGCAGTGTGTTATTTCCACTATTTGGTGGTGAGCTACTAGATACGCTTTCGGTCATTAGCTTCTTTCTAATGATATTTGCAATGATTTTGCTCGTATTTTTATTCTTTTTTATTTCGAATTTAAAATCTAGCATTTCTCCATTAATAGCTAAAATTTTAGCCCTTATCACTTTAGTTTTCTTGCTAATCGATAGGAGCTCTCAGACAGCACTTGAGCTTTTGCGTGCTGGGGCTTTAAAAATAAGTAGTGAGTTAAACTCTCAAATTCTATCTATCAGTGCAAAAGGTATTTACGTATCAGAATTTGGTACTTATTTTTATATCTTTGTGATCTTACTTTTATGCATCACTGCACTTTTCTTTATGCCAAAAAGCATTGATAAAAATAAATTTGGTTCTATCAAATACCGCTTTACAAAAGCCATTAGAGAAAATATTTCTGATAATGCAAAATTTGCATTTTGTAGTATTTTGATAGCACTTGGATTTTCGCTCTATTATGATCTTTACGCATCTCGTCCACCTGAAATTTCAGAGCCAGTCTTGGTTGAGCCAGTGGGAGATAAATTTATATTTGATGTTGATATGCTAAAAGATAATGAACTTCACAGATTTGCTTATATAACAGATGAGGGCAAGCAGATAAGGTTTTTTTTACTAAACCGCTTTAGCGACCGTGTATCGCCTGTTATCGTCTTTGATTCTTGTATGATTTGCGGCGATATGGGCTATATAAAGAGAGGCAATGACCTTATTTGTATCTCTTGTAATGTTAGAATTTTCTTGCCATCAGTTGGCAAAGAGGGTGGTTGTAACCCTATCCCTATGGCATTTACCTTCGATGGTAAAAATATCATAGTTGATTATAAAACGATCGTCGCAGGGGCAAACTACTTTAGCAAGGTCGTCGAAAAGATGGTGCTTGACCCAGTTAGTCGCAAAAAGGTGAGCAATCTTGAGTCAAGATCATATTTATATTATGGACGCACATATTTCTTTGAAAATAACGAAACTCAAGCGAAATTTGAAGCAAATCCAGAAAAATATGTAGAAACAAATGGAACGTTAAAATGAAAAATATGCAACTAAGAATGATAAAAAGCTCGATCACGGGCTCAAAGGTGCAAAAGACGATGGCCTTTATCACCATACTACTAGCTGCTCTTTTGATAGCTTGCATGCTAAATATCACGCTAAAAATCGGCGATCAAGTAGCAACCGAGCTTAGAGGATATGGCTCAAATATCGTTGTTTTGCCACGAGGTGAGAGCCTAAGTATCGAGATCGAGGGTAAAAATTTCACCCCACTAAAATCACAAAATTTACTCCCAGAAGCTGATATCTACAAGATAAAAGAGATCTTTTGGCGAAACAATATCGTTGCTTTTGCGCCGTTTTTAGAGGCAAAAGTTAAAGATGAAAAAGGAATTGAATTTGCCTTTGAAGGAACCTATTTTGATAAAAACATCGGTCTAAAAGATGAGCCAGAATTTAGCACAGGCGTTAAGAGCTTGTATGGATTTTGGGGTGTTGAGGGCGCTTGGCCAAAAGATGAAAGCATAGATGAAATTTTAGTTGGCGAAGAACTTGCTAAGGCTAAAAATTTAAAGGTTGGCGACAAGCTTAGCCTTACTGGCAAAAATGGCGTAAGAGAGGTTAAAATAGTTGGAATTTTAAAAGGAGCTAGTGACGAGACACATAAGCTAGTTGGCTCGCTAAAGCTTGCTGGAGATCTTTCTGGGCATGCAAACTCATACACAAAGGCTGAAGTCTCAGCTATGACAATCCCAGAAAATGACCTATCGCTAAAAGCAAGAAGAAATTTAGACAACCTTGATAGTGCAGAGTACGACAAATGGTACTGCTCAGCTTACGCAGGATCGATCGCATTTCAGATAGAAGAAAATTTACCAAATGTTAGCGCAAAGGCAAGCCTTCAAGTAAGTGATGCGGAGAGTAATATCGTAAAGAAAATCCAAAGCCTAATGGGCATCGTTAGCATCATCGCTCTTGTGGTTTCAGCCATTGGTATAACATCGCTAATGACAAGTGAAATTTACCGCCGCAAAAAAGAGATCGGTCTTTTAAAAGCCATAGGCGCAAGTAACTTTGAAATTTACGCCCTTTTTGCTAGCGAAAGCCTTGTGGTTGCCTTTTTTGCTGGCATCACAGGAGCATTTTTAGGATATGCGCTAAGCTACGTGATGTCTTACATCATATTCTCTCACGGCATAGGCATAGCTTGGATCGTGCTACCTATAAGCGTGGCATTTGCCCTACTTATCTCAGTCGTTGGCTCGCTAATGCCAATGAGAAACGTCATAAATTTACTACCTGCGGAGGTGCTATATGACCGCAAATAGCAAATTCTTTTACAATACAATTTATAAAAGTTTAAAAAACGGCTCATCAAGAGTAATGGTCATCGTAATCTCTATCTTACTTGGAGCATGCGTGTGTGCTGCGTTTGTCAATGTCTATCTTGACATAGACTCAAAGGTCTCACGTGAGCTAAAAACTTATGGCGCAAATATGATCTTTGCTCCAAAAGATATGGCTACAAGCGATGATATGAGTGAAAAAACTTACAATGAAATGATCGCTAAAGTGCCAAAAGATAAGCTTCTTGGTGAGAGCGGCTATCTCTTTGCTCAGGCAAATATCGGTCCAACAAATGCTATCGTCATGGGAACAAAATTTAGCAATCTAAAAAAAGTTAAACCATTTTTAGATGTTAGAGATGGAACGATGATAAATGTCGATTTTGATGATAAAAACGTGCTAATAGGCGTTGATCTTGCTCGTCAGGCTGGCTTTAAGGCAGGCGATGATATAGAAATTCGCGCCATTGGCTCAAATGAGAGCATAAATGTAAAGATAAAGGGCGTAGTCGCAAGTGGCGACAAAGAGGATGCGCTTTTGATCA comes from Campylobacter concisus and encodes:
- a CDS encoding ABC transporter permease translates to MTANSKFFYNTIYKSLKNGSSRVMVIVISILLGACVCAAFVNVYLDIDSKVSRELKTYGANMIFAPKDMATSDDMSEKTYNEMIAKVPKDKLLGESGYLFAQANIGPTNAIVMGTKFSNLKKVKPFLDVRDGTMINVDFDDKNVLIGVDLARQAGFKAGDDIEIRAIGSNESINVKIKGVVASGDKEDALLITSLSLAQKISNKAGKINYAEAVVLGNFDEITSLAKTISNEEIAAKPVAKVSKSEGYILEKIKLLMALVSLVILLITSMCVNTTLSAILLSRSKEIALLRAIGASKKDVLKLFGFETFVTALISALVGAFLGYLLAQILGYAIFDSSIDFRILSIPVAVIISLLFAAIAAFYPIKRALNNKMADTLRGE
- a CDS encoding ABC transporter permease, with the translated sequence MKNMQLRMIKSSITGSKVQKTMAFITILLAALLIACMLNITLKIGDQVATELRGYGSNIVVLPRGESLSIEIEGKNFTPLKSQNLLPEADIYKIKEIFWRNNIVAFAPFLEAKVKDEKGIEFAFEGTYFDKNIGLKDEPEFSTGVKSLYGFWGVEGAWPKDESIDEILVGEELAKAKNLKVGDKLSLTGKNGVREVKIVGILKGASDETHKLVGSLKLAGDLSGHANSYTKAEVSAMTIPENDLSLKARRNLDNLDSAEYDKWYCSAYAGSIAFQIEENLPNVSAKASLQVSDAESNIVKKIQSLMGIVSIIALVVSAIGITSLMTSEIYRRKKEIGLLKAIGASNFEIYALFASESLVVAFFAGITGAFLGYALSYVMSYIIFSHGIGIAWIVLPISVAFALLISVVGSLMPMRNVINLLPAEVLYDRK
- a CDS encoding FTR1 family iron permease — its product is MNKFLKFMLIMLLPIWLIAKNDDYTQVAAQIKESLQKVITEYRAGNVEQAVSDTQNAYFGLFEDVEAGIRINLGQKKAYSMEKQFGEIRKAIKAGEAPDDVQKRIDQINSEIAEVLPVILNGHKLVGEYSDTPAQAATSGYDTSKFIPEWKVAFENLSADIDKAIASYESDKQDDAKSAIQDAKFTDYRNTQLEIAIRQYIENGKSIDADIQRKMGEAINGITNGISKDDFKTKLDEIKKLAYEAISKLPADTAKLAKVDMSDVEAASEEDSGADYTKVVQNINDKIQAAITLYKNGDAKKAMGDIQDIYFDEFEGSGMENKVGAIDVNLKTAIEATFGNLVALMKSGADEKTLQESASKMSSQLATALEKTSSSSSPWSLFVWALTIILREGFEALIIVAAVVAYLVKTGNAKAMGKVVYSSVGVAVILSFVMAWLMNVIFGEAAGQKRELMEGITMLVAVGLLFYVGFWLLSNAGAKKWNDYIKSHVSDSISSGSTTALWWTVFLAVFREGAETVLFYQALIFGAKDSAGYSMIAAGFVIGLVVLLIVYFLFKIFAVKIPIKPFFIFTSAIIFYMSIVFVGKGVGELVEGKIFIPTIINGLSFPDWMRDWLGLQPYYESLVPQIIMVLALVIGIVIMKSKQNKN
- the fdh3B gene encoding formate dehydrogenase FDH3 subunit beta, with product MARMKFFVDTDRCISCYGCQVACSSAHELPVGIYRRKVITLHDGIEGKEVSTTIACQHCTDAPCEQVCPVDCFYIRADGIVLHDKNICIGCGYCLYACPFGAPQFPKDGAFGVKGVMDKCTMCAGGPEPTNSHEERELYGQNRMAEGKVPMCAAVCATNALLVGDAAEVSNVYRKRVMLRNTGLNA
- a CDS encoding iron transporter: MNKILSSALALSLAAGFALAGEHPIGEPVEANGMEIAAVYLEPIDMEPKGVDLAPSLADLHLEADIHAVKGNKNGFGEGEWIPYLKINYELKNLDNGKTKKGTFMPMVASDGPHYGANIKMDTGVGNYELKFHIDNPEKQGFGRHADKETGVGKWFEPFTTTYKFQWTGGPVK
- a CDS encoding formate dehydrogenase subunit alpha, translating into MKKVDGKWQRISWDQAVNEIGDKMLQIRKEDGPDSVVFLGSAKFNNEQAYYFRKFCAFWGTNSNDHVARIUHSATVAGVANTWGYGAMTNHFGDMAANSKCIFIIGANPAVANPVGGMKHTLQAKDRNNAKVIVADPNFTKTAAHADLYLRQRSGTDIALVYGLIHIILKNGWEDKEFIENRTYGIDEIRKEAEHWTPEVTSDVTGVPVDKLLKAADILAHTKPGTVVWALGITQHSVGTSNTRILPILQLILGNMGKAGGGCNIIRGHDNVQGSTDMCNLSDSLPMYYGLTDAAWKYYCKGWGVDYDEFIKRFAVSTKEPKQGGTPVKNTVFEEYYYHDPKHPEDRNWRNEKGWSLSKWWQGVLKEENTFSSGALRVLWVQGTGLTSMAHLAKIQEAASKLDMIVVAEPFVNEISILSDRKDGVYILPVATAFENEGHLSATNRSGQWRTKVVDPLYESKGDHEVMFLFAKKFGFYDEYVRGMKMGIVDHEIKQVKDDFVWPDDATNEIARIGNSIGYGGRTAEMFRRHQANWDKFDPDTLIGIGGEVKGEYYGKPWPAWDEKHPGTPILYDMSKPYAEGGSGFRNRFGLEHNGVSQLASEETTLVGSAIKGGYPQITKENIEKVLGITLTEEEKAKMGPSWSMDYSGIIFEKCREKGVVPYGNARARAIVWEFLDPIPKHREPVHSPRWDLVQKYPTFEDQARNFRVSTKFKSEQQAKDWSKEFPIVFSTQRVVNLSGAGMIERTSKYLSAITPEMFANVNPELALKYGIKDRDMMWIHSPQGTKIKVRCYHSQMVTPDRICMPYNFAGIMQGVDLSARYPEGTKPYVIGESFNTVTNYGFDPVTQISEFNAGLCRIEKAEENTFKTSFFHEYGERDAMGKE
- a CDS encoding Fe-S-containing protein, with the protein product MSIYFYQVFLALLGFTLFAALNNNGKSLKTIFLPSFLGVVAGVLIFKAARHALVDDQFKMFIDSVTLVFLLISILWIFLELKIAKIVTFFILGIGFGFGYSSSSVLFPLFGGELLDTLSVISFFLMIFAMILLVFLFFFISNLKSSISPLIAKILALITLVFLLIDRSSQTALELLRAGALKISSELNSQILSISAKGIYVSEFGTYFYIFVILLLCITALFFMPKSIDKNKFGSIKYRFTKAIRENISDNAKFAFCSILIALGFSLYYDLYASRPPEISEPVLVEPVGDKFIFDVDMLKDNELHRFAYITDEGKQIRFFLLNRFSDRVSPVIVFDSCMICGDMGYIKRGNDLICISCNVRIFLPSVGKEGGCNPIPMAFTFDGKNIIVDYKTIVAGANYFSKVVEKMVLDPVSRKKVSNLESRSYLYYGRTYFFENNETQAKFEANPEKYVETNGTLK